From Lytechinus pictus isolate F3 Inbred chromosome 6, Lp3.0, whole genome shotgun sequence, the proteins below share one genomic window:
- the LOC135154392 gene encoding uncharacterized protein LOC135154392, whose product MTSRMWACLRSVTSLKRLTISKSSFSIPSSSPELPSVTNLSDVRVTSNSYEGLISLLPGVENIDITIDDAEGDMAHITAGLRRTGGQKLKHIHLYGPSSLSPGSHVSEETMRGLGLIIKEHTQNLLELHLQSVKCRDEDDLVYLMECCRHVKTLQYVLLSKCGTTNNGRLHSYLGDQNRGSSDGFYVRFEHVRYTALLLRFVISMSH is encoded by the exons ATGACTTCTAGAATGTGGGCATGTCTCAGATCTGTCACCTCACTGAAGCGTCTTACCATCTCAAAGTCATCTTTCAGTATCCCTTCATCATCTCCTGAGTTACCATCGGTCACAAACCTATCAGATGTAAGAGTGACGTCAAACAGCTATGAAGGTCTGATCTCATTGCTCCCTGGTGTGGAAAATATCGATATCACCATAGATGATGCAGAGGGAGACATGGCCCATATCACTGCTGGTCTTCGTCGGACAGGAGGGCAGAAACTCAAACACATACATCTTTATGGTCCATCATCACTTTCACCAGGGAGCCATGTATCGGAAGAGACAATGCGAGGACTGGGTCTGATCATCAAAGAGCATACACAGAACCTGCTGGAGCTCCATCTGCAATCGGTGAAGTGTAGAGACGAGGATGACTTAGTTTACCTAATGGAGTGCTGCAGACACGTGAAGACGCTGCAATATGTTTT gCTCTCTAAATGTGGGACGACGAATAATGGCAGGCTGCATTCATACCTCGGGGACCAAAACCGTGGATCTTCCGACGGTTTCTATGTGCGTTTTGAACATGTAAGATATACTGCACTGCTTTTACGCTTTGTAATTTCAATGTCACATTGA